The proteins below come from a single Panicum hallii strain FIL2 chromosome 7, PHallii_v3.1, whole genome shotgun sequence genomic window:
- the LOC112900935 gene encoding transmembrane protein 234 homolog: MAAGRVDAASMVAVGLVWGATNALMRRGALVWDRRARASPSSSVLRRWAALLVTWQYSAPFAANLCASAAFFALLGAAPISVAVPVTNAVTFAATAVAAAILGERVRPAPAALGTALIVLGVWICIS; this comes from the coding sequence atggcagcggGCAGGGTCGACGCGGCGAGCATGGTGGCGGTGGGCCTGGTGTGGGGCGCGACCAACGCGCTCATGCGCCGGGGCGCGCTCGTCTGGgaccgccgcgcccgcgcctccccaTCCAGCAGCGTCCTCCGGCGGTGGGCGGCCCTCCTCGTGACGTGGCAGTACTCGGCGCCGTTCGCAGCCAACCTGTGCGCGTCCGCGGCCTTCTTCGCGCTCCTCGGCGCCGCACCCATCTCCGTCGCCGTGCCCGTCACCAACGCCGTCACCTTCGCCGCAacggccgtcgccgccgcgattcttggcgagcgcgtgcgccccgcgccggccgcgctcggcacagCGCTCATCGTCCTGGGCGTCTGGATCTGCATCTCCTAG
- the LOC112899491 gene encoding glutathione S-transferase T3-like: MRKGAPMEKVSGGARAPPVPEVSSLSRAAHVPEQRSLGCGAGDFFNGSDDFFGSPEQSSQPWNPQSSDPAMWGTNATPPGGFTNFIQPNMSQNFIFGGQPSQYAPFRQPRNMQDVQSEEEFSTPISAKDNNPYVNVDSGEEAPRTEKRIFWSQEEDVRMISSWLLNSTDPTCGADRKNEQYWSDVEVTYNETTPSHRARNAKQIKDRFHKVNRWTDLFHSAWLKARMIYTSGYNDLMWIEKAHVFYIEDNKKLNLGPFVLMEVWNTVKNEAKWITYNNGLKAARKRKGPGNEKEGEAEDHTDVDELDDQPRPMGQKLAKKLKYATIKDVNHIDLEELDKFGKIQDEQNASRLKVLEVQQKLSSEKIEQTKLAHLAAKEQKEVA, translated from the exons ATGCGGAAGGGGGCACCAATGGAGAAGGTCTCTGGAGGAGCTAGAGCGCCGCCTGTGCCGGAGGTGAGTAGTTTGAGCAGGGCAGCGCATGTGCCAGAGCAGAGGAGTTTGGGATGTGGCGCTGGCGACTTCTTCAACGGCAGCGACGACTTCTTTGGTAGCCCCGAACAGAGCTCCCAACCATGGAATCCTCAATCTTCAGATCCTGCAATGTG GGGAACAAATGCAACACCTCCCGGAGGCTTCACCAATTTCATCCAGCCCAACATGTCCCAAAATTTCATTTTTGGTGGACAACCATCTCAATATGCACCATTCAGGCAGCCGCGGAATATGCAAGATGTACAATCAGAAGAGGAATTTTCGACTCCTATTTCAGCAAAGGACAATAACCCATATGTTAATGTTGACAGCGGTGAAGAGGCACCTAGGACTGAGAAGCGAATATTTTGGAGTCAAGAAGAAGATGTCAGGATG ATTAGCTCCTGGCTTCTCAATTCAACAGACCCAACCTGTGGTGCTGATAGGAAGAATGAGCAATATTGGAGTGATGTTGAGGTCACATACAATGAAACTACACCAAGTCATAGGGCCAGGAATGCCAAGCAAATCAAGGACCGTTTTCATAAGGTAAATAGGTGGACTGACCTATTTCATAGTGCTTGGTTGAAGGCTAGAATGATTTATACTAGTGGCTATAATGATCTAATGTGGATTGAGAAGGCCCATGTGTTCTATATAGAAGACAATAAGAAACTCAATCTAGGACCTTTTGTGTTGATGGAAGTTTGGAACACAGTCAAAAATGAAGCAAAGTGGATTACATACAACAATGGGCTTAAAGCagcaagaaaaagaaagggtcCAGGCAATGAGAAGGAAGGAGAGGCTGAGGATCATACAGATGTAGATGAACTTGATGATCAGCCTAGACCAATGGGGCAAAAACTAGCTAAAAAGCTTAAATATGCCACAATTAAGGATGTGAACCATATAGATCTTGAAGAGCTGGACAAATTTGGTAAAATCCAGGATGAACAGAATGCAAGTAGGCTGAAAGTATTGGAAGTGCAGCAGAAGTTATCATCTGAGAAGATAGAACAAACAAAGCTTGCTCATCTTGCAGCAAAGGAACAGAAAGAGGTAGCATAG